In uncultured Methanobacterium sp., a genomic segment contains:
- a CDS encoding helix-turn-helix domain-containing protein has protein sequence MSIKDRREREKEKRRNDIFAAAEKLFLSRGYDDVSMNDIAQEVELSKATLYLYFDNKDELFFAIVLRGTRILNSMIREDVKKAKSGIDKVSAFRMAYHNFNRDYSDYIRIYNYFQSGRFEIAYKESFKDEKSFKSKKQYSDLSELQSASEYLNSIHEMRIERFTIMCNSVQDGIDDGTIRPDVDPAEAAVLLSSISKSMSDIPPDHRKILEKRGIDRDKFVRDVENLIRHMIMSYDPE, from the coding sequence ATGTCAATTAAGGATCGGAGGGAAAGGGAGAAGGAAAAAAGACGAAATGACATATTCGCAGCTGCTGAGAAATTATTCTTATCCAGGGGTTATGATGATGTTTCCATGAATGACATAGCTCAGGAAGTTGAACTGAGCAAAGCCACTCTTTATCTCTACTTTGATAACAAGGATGAACTTTTTTTTGCCATTGTTTTGCGCGGGACCCGGATATTAAATTCAATGATCAGGGAAGATGTTAAAAAAGCTAAATCTGGGATTGATAAAGTTTCAGCATTTAGAATGGCTTACCACAATTTTAACAGAGATTATTCTGACTATATTCGCATATATAATTATTTTCAGTCCGGAAGATTTGAAATAGCCTACAAAGAGTCTTTTAAAGACGAAAAATCTTTTAAATCAAAAAAACAATACTCTGACCTTTCTGAACTTCAGAGTGCCAGTGAATATCTTAACAGTATCCATGAGATGCGTATTGAACGGTTCACAATCATGTGTAACTCCGTACAGGACGGAATAGACGATGGCACAATTCGTCCGGATGTGGATCCCGCTGAAGCAGCAGTGTTATTATCTTCTATCTCTAAAAGCATGTCGGACATCCCCCCAGACCATAGGAAAATACTGGAAAAAAGAGGAATTGATCGTGACAAATTTGTAAGAGATGTAGAGAATCTGATCAGACATATGATCATGAGTTATGATCCAGAATAG